A DNA window from Hordeum vulgare subsp. vulgare chromosome 1H, MorexV3_pseudomolecules_assembly, whole genome shotgun sequence contains the following coding sequences:
- the LOC123443044 gene encoding chalcone synthase 2-like, which produces MAAAVKLEEVRRAQRAVGPATVLAIGTAVPANCVYQATYPDYYFRVTKSEHLSDLKEKFERMCEKSTIRKRHMHLTEDILKKHPSICSHMEPSLNTRHDIVVVEVPKLGKEAAERAIKEWGQPLSKITHVIFCTTSGVDMPGADYQLTRLLGLSPTVKRLMMYQQGCFGGATVLRMAKDIAENNRGARVLVVCSDITAMAFRGPSKSHLDSLVGHALFGDGAAAAIIGADLDEPFEKPLFQLVSASQTILPESEGAINGHLIEAGLTIHLLKDVPGLISQNIEQALEDAFKPLGIHDWNSIFWIAHPGGPAILDMVEEKVGLDKERMRASREVLSEYGNMSSACVLFVLDVMRKTSSQDGHTTTGEGKEWGVLFGFGPGLTVETLVLYSAPIIATA; this is translated from the coding sequence ATGGCGGCCGCGGTGAAGTTGGAGGAAGTGAGAAGGGCACAGCGGGCTGTGGGTCCGGCAACCGTCCTAGCAATCGGCACGGCCGTTCCGGCCAACTGCGTGTACCAGGCCACCTACCCGGACTACtacttcagggtcaccaagagcGAGCACCTCTCGGACCTCAAGGAGAAGTTCGAGAGGATGTGCGAGAAGTCCACCATCAGGAAGAGGCACATGCACCTCACCGAGGACATCCTGAAAAAGCACCCCAGCATCTGCTCCCACATGGAGCCGTCGCTCAACACGCGCCACGACATTGTCGTCGTCGAGGTCCCCAAGCTCGGGAAAGAGGCGGCGGAGAGGGCCATCAAGGAGTGGGGCCAGCCGCTGTCCAAGATCACCCACGTCATCTTCTGCACCACCTCTGGCGTCGACATGCCAGGTGCCGACTACCAGCTCACTAGGTTGCTTGGCCTCTCCCCGACCGTAAAACGGCTCATGATGTACCAGCAAGGCTGCTTCGGCGGTGCCACCGTGCTCCGCATGGCCAAGGACATCGCCGAGAACAACCGCGGTGCACGTGTGCTCGTTGTCTGCTCGGACATCACCGCCATGGCATTCCGTGGCCCCAGCAAGTCCCATCTTGATTCGCTCGTCGGCCATGCGCTCTTTGGCGATGGCGCAGCCGCTGCCATCATCGGCGCCGACCTCGACGAGCCCTTCGAGAAGCCACTCTTCCAGCTGGTATCAGCGAGCCAGACCATCCTGCCTGAATCGGAGGGCGCCATCAATGGCCACCTTATAGAGGCGGGGCTCACCATCCACCTTCTCAAGGACGTGCCGGGGCTCATCTCTCAGAACATCGAGCAAGCACTCGAGGACGCCTTCAAGCCTCTGGGCATCCACGACTGGAACTCCATCTTCTGGATTGCACATCCTGGTGGGCCGGCGATCCTTGACATGGTGGAGGAGAAAGTTGGCCTTGACAAGGAGCGAATGCGCGCCAGCCGAGAGGTCCTGTCCGAGTACGGCAACATGTCCAGCGCGTGCGTCCTCTTCGTCCTCGACGTAATGCGTAAGACCTCTTCCCAGGACGGCCACACTACAACTGGAGAGGGTAAAGAGTGGGGTGTCCTCTTCGGCTTCGGCCCCGGCCTCACCGTAGAGACTCTCGTCCTCTACAGCGCCCCGATCATAGCCACTGCATGA